The stretch of DNA CGGCCCAGTTCACCGAGAACTGCCACATCGACTACGACTGCGGCGTGACGACGAACAGCTTCACGCTGGGCTTCGACGTGGCCCGGGACGCGGCGGGCAACTGCCGCAACACCAAGGGGCTCACGGCCGAGGGCAAGGCGCTGGTGCAGGCGATGATGGCCAAGGGGATGCTCGTCGACATGGCGCACCTGTCGGAGAAGAGCGTGCAGGACACGTTCGCGCTCGCGCAGGCCAACACGTACTACCCGCTCTACATCTCGCACGGCCACTTCCGCGAGGTGATGAACCCGGACCTGGCGGACGACGAGAAGACGACGCCCGCCACCGTGGTGCGCTACCTGCGGCAGACGGGCGGCATGTTCGGCCTGCGCACGGCGCATGACGAGACGCGCACGTACACGAAGTCCGGTGTCGCCAATGACTGCCACGGCTCCACCCGCTCGGTGGCGCAGGCCTATGAGTTCGGCCGCCAGGGACTCAAGGTGCCCATGGCCTTTGGCGCGGACCTCAACGGCTTCATCCAGCAGACGCGGCCGCGCTTCGGGCCGCATGGCGCGTGCTCGGCCACCTTCGAGGCCGAGGCCGAGGCGCAGGCCGCCCTCCAGGCGCAGTCCGCACCGGGGCGGCTGGGCACGGACTTCGACGAGTACGGCCTGGCGCACGTGGGTCTGCTGCCGGACCTGCTCAATGACCTGGGCCGGGTGGGGGCGCATACGCAGGAGCTCGCCAACTCGGCGGAGACCTTCATCCGCATGTGGGAGCGGGCGAACGGACCGCGCACGGGGATGGCGGACGCGGCCAACGACATCGACACGAGCGGAGTCGCCCCCTATGAGGACAGGGCCGTGCGCGAGGAGCGCTACAAGAAGGCGGATGGGGCCTCCTGCAGCGGGGACAGCCAGTGCCAGTCCGGCTCCTGTGGCGGCTGCGCCGACCTGGTGGGCTGGTGCTTCACGCCCAACTCCAAGGCCTATGGGCAGACGTGCCAGTCGGACAAGGAGTGCACGACGGGCCGGTGCGGCGCCGACTGCTATGTGAACCCCACGGGCACCTGCCTGTGTGACAGCGACTCGCACTGTGGCAGCGGCCAGTACTGTGGCTGGGGCCTCAACTCGGGCAAGTGCCAGAACAAGAAGAGCCGGGGCGCGGCGTGCGCCTCCGGCCGCGAGTGCCTGTCGGGCACCTGCCGCATCACCTTCACCTGTCAGTGAGCACCCGCGCCCCCGGACGGTCATCGACGCGTTTGGTTTCGCGCCCATCAACCAGACGGCCGATGCCGCGGGCATGATCCGTAGTACCTCACCGAGACCACCTCGAACCTGGCGGAGGCGGATGCACGCGCCTCCGCCATCTTCGTTGCGGGGAACGATGTATGGCGTGCTGTTCGCACGCACATGGAGTCACACGTCAGTCCGATATGTTATACATGGAAGACTCGCTCTCCAACCGCCCTCCGAGCATGTCGGTGCCATGGATTCCGACGCTGCCCAAGGGGCACCACCCTCCCAATGGAGCGATTGCACTTCCCTATGATGAATACATCCAGAACACCGCGGCTCTCGGTCCTCTTGTTGGCGACACTCTTCTCGTCACTCGTGGCTTGCGGAATCCGTGAACCGGACGCGGATGACGGCCCGCCCTCGAACCATCTCGCGGCCTCCACTCCCCTCGTTGGCGGCGCCTCGGACACGGACGCCGGCCCGACCCCGGACGACCCCGATGCCTCCACGCCCCTCGATGGCGGCGCCACCTCGTGTGGTGATGGCCTGAAACAAACCGAGGAGGCCTGTGACGACGGCAACACGACCGCTGGCGACGGATGTTCCGCCACCTGCGCCCTGGAGCCGGGTTGGAGCTGCCCGTCCGCTGGTAGGCCCTGCCTCGCCGCGCTGTGTGGTGATCAGCTCATCGCCGGTGACGAGGAGTGCGAGGACGGCAATGTCCTCTCGGGAGACGGCTGCAGCAACGAGTGCCGCCTCGAGTCCGGATACAAGTGTGACACCATCGGCGAGCCGTGCGTCCGCACCGTTTGCGGCGATCAGGTGGCCGAGGGAGCGGAGCAGTGCGACGATGGCAACAACGACATGGGTGACGGGTGCTCCCCCCTGTGCGTGCGCGAGCCCCGGTGCTCCAACGGAATGTGCCAGGCGGTGTGCGGAGACGGCATGATGATCCCCGGCGATACCACCGAGGAGTGCGATGACGGCAACACCCGCGCCAACGACGGCTGCTCTCCGGATTGCAAGTTCGAGGAGGGATTCCTCTGCCAGTCCACCGAGCAGAGCCCTCCCGACAAGGTGGAAATCCCCATCGTCTACCGCGACTTCCGCGGCTACAACCTGCCGGCCAGCGGCGGCCTGCCGCGCGGCCACATCGACTTCGAGAACGCCAACGGCTCGGAGAGGGGCATCGTGGCCAGCCTCCTGGGCTACGACGGCAAACCCATGTACGCGAAGACCAACGTCTCCTCCTCCACCACCCACGGCAAGGCCGCGTTCGATCAATGGTACCGGGACGTGTCGAACATCAACATGACGCTGGTCCAGACGCTCTCCCTGATGCGCCAGCCGAACGGTTCATACCGGTTCGAGGACACGAGCTTCTTCCCGCTCGACAACGCGGGCTGGGTCGCCTGGGGCCAGGAACCCCTGCGCAATGGCAACGACGGAGTCGCCCACAACTTCAGCTTCACGAGCGAGACGCGCTACTGGTTCGAGTACAAGGGGAACGAGGTGCTCGAGTTCTTCGGTGACGATGATGTGTGGGTATTCATCAACGGCCGGCTCGCACTCGACCTGGGCGGCGTGCATGGCCCGGAATCAGGCAGCATCAATCTCTCCCAGAAGGCCGCCGCGCTGGGCCTGGAGCGGGGGCGCATCTACGAGGTCGCGGTGTTCCAGGCCGAGCGCCACACCACGGGATCCTCGTACCAGCTCACGCTCAACAACTTCACCACGAAGCGCACCCAGTGCCTGCGCCTGTGTGGCAACGGCGTCATCGACTTGGGAGAGCAATGTGATGATGGCAACAACACCTCCAACGACGGCTGCAGTGCCACCTGTCTGCTGGAAGTAAGATGAGCGGACGCGCTCCGTAGTCCATCAGCCCCGTCGCCTGGGGCCAGCCCCCAGGCCCTTCTCGAGCGCTCGCACATGTCCATGGATCCCCACCGCGAATATTGCCGGCGTCAGCACCGCCTCCTGGCCCACCACCTGAGCATCGAGGCGTGGTGCGCGGGAGACGACTGCATCCTCCTGGAGCGCAACCACCTGGAGGAGTTCCTGAAGCTCGAGCGCTTCAAGAGCACCCGCGTGCAGTGGCTCCTGGAGGACATCAAGCCCTGGTTCAAACACACGGAGCCCGTCTACGCCGGCCCCGAGGGCGACCTGTCCTCGCTCGAGGCGCTGTACCTGTCGCGCGTGCCCATCGCCCGGAAGTTCCTCGTCCGGCCGGATCCCCTCAACGCCGACGAGCTGATCGTCTGGTTGAGGAACAACGGCCTGCGCATCAGCCTGCTGCATTCGATCAGCGCGGTCATTCCTCCCTCGGAGGAACAGATCGTCACCCGGCTGGCGCTGCTCGCCTCGGGGCTGTCCGAGCCGTAATGCGCCGTCCGGGAGAAGCCCTCTTCCCCGGACGGCGCGAGTCCCGCCGCGCGACTACTCTGCCCAGTGGACCTTGCCCAGACCGGCGGGGATCAGGTCGCACACGTAGAAGATGTCGTCATACGGATAGTTGTCATAGACGCCCCGGGCGGCAATGCAGCGCGCCGCCGAGGGACGCGGCGCGTTGAACTCGGCGGCCAGTTGCTGGCAGTACGCGTTGTCGTCCGGGCCCCCGCACTCCTCGGTGCAGCTATCGGCGCGGATCCACTGAGGGTTGTAGAGGGGATAGGAGTCCGCCTCGGTCCAGCACAGTCCGGTCGAACACTGCGCGTCGGAGGAGCAGCCGGTCCCCACGGCATTCAGGCCCTGCGTCTGCTCCGAGAGCACCTGGGGCGGCTCGGCCACCGTGCCCCCACAGGCCACGGGGCCGAGCAGGGAGAGAGAGAAGAGGGAGACAGAGGCCGCGAGGATGTTCCGCATGGAGGAGAGCCTTTCCAGGTGAGGGGAAGGCTCGAGGCAATCATTTCTGGCGCGCTGAGCCAAGTCACGTTGTCGCGACTCCAAACATTCCCGTCTGCTAGAGATCCTCGAATGACCCTCCAGAAACGACGTCTCCCGGGCACCAAGCGCGTGGTGCTCACGACCAGCGCGGCCGCGTGGCTCGCCGCGTGTGCCACGTCCGCGCCGCTGGACAAGACGCCTGCATCTTCGCAGGTGAAGCCCCCCGCCGCGGCAACCCCCCCGGCCCGCTCGCCGAAACCCACCTACGGGAGCTTCGGCGTGGACACCGCCGGGATGGACACCTCCGTCGCGCCCGGTGACAACTTCTACCGCTTCGTCAACGGCACCTGGCAGGAGAAGACGGAGATCCCCGCCGACAGGTCGAGCTACGGCATGTTCACCGCGCTCGCGGAAGAGGCGAGCCGGCGCACGCGTGCGCTGATCGAGGAGTCCGCGAGCGCCAACGCGCCTCCGGGCAGCGAGGTGCGCAAGCTGGGCGACCTGTTCGCGAGCTTCATGGATGAGGCGGCCATCGAGGCGAAGGGCGTGTCACCGCTCGCCCCCGAGCTCGGCCGTATCGCCGCCATCGCCAACCGGAAGGAGCTCGCCACCGCCCTCGGCGACACGCTGCGCGCCGACGTGGATGCGCTCAACACGGGCCGCGTCACCACGGACCGGCTCCTCGGCCTCTGGGTGTCCGAGGACCTGAACGAGCCGTCCCGCTATGCCGCCTATCTGCTGCAGGGGGGCCTGGGCCTGCCGGATCGCGACTACTACCTCGTGGACAACGAGCGCTTCACGGAGGTGCGCCAGAAGTACCAGCAGCACATCGCCGCCATGTTGCGCCTGGCGGGCATCACGGACCCGGAGGCCCGGGCCAGGCGCATCGTCGAGCTCGAGCGGGACATCGCGCGGGTGCACTGGAGCCAGGTGGACACGCGGGACGTGCTCAAGGCCAACAATCCCTGGCCCCGGGAGGAGCTGGCGCGGCGCGCGCCCGGCCTCGATTGGGACGCCTACCTCGGCGCCGCGGGACTCGGGCAGCAGCGCGAGTTCATCGTCTGGCAGCCGAGTGCGGTGACGGGAATCGCGAAGCTCGTCGGCGGCGCGCCCCTGCAGACCTGGAAGGACTACCTGACCTTCCACGCCATCGAGCGCGCCGCGCCCTTCCTGCCCAAGGCCTTCGTCGAGGAGAACTTCGCGTTCAACGGCCGTGTGCTCTCCGGCGCGCAGCAGCTACGCGAGCGTTGGAAGCGGGGCGTCGACGTCACCGGCGGAGCGATGGGCGAGGCCATCGGCAAGCTCTACGTCGAGAAGTATTTCCCGCCGGAGGCCAAGGCGGAGGCCGACAAGATGGTGCGCAACATCATCGCGGCGTTCGACCGGCGCATCGACGCCCTGGCCTGGATGTCCCCGGAGACGAAGAAGCGCGCGAAGGAGAAGCTCGCCACGCTCCAGGTGGGCATCGGCCACCCGGCCCGGTGGCGTGACTACTCGGAGCTGGAGATCGTGCGCGGGGACGCCTACGGCAACGCCGAGCGGGCGTTGCGCTTCGAGTACCAGCGCAACCTGCGCAAGCTCGGCCAGCCCGTGGACAAGTCGGAGTGGTTCATGGTTCCGCAGCTCGTGAACGCGCTGAACTCCCCGCAGCAGAACTCCATCATCTTCCCCGCGGCCATCCTCCAACCGCCCTTCTTCGACGCGCACGCGGATCCGGCGGTGAACTACGGCGGCATCGGCTCCGTCATCGGACACGAAATCGTCCACAGCTTCGACGACGTGGGCGCGCAGTTCGACGCGCGCGGCAAGCTGGAGAACTGGTGGACGCAGGAGGACGCGGCGAAGTTCAAGGCGGCCGGCCAGGCGCTCGTCGCGCAGTACAACGCCTATCGCCCACTGCCCGACGTACCGGTCAACGGCGAGCTGACCCTTGGCGAGAACATCGCCGATGTCGCCGGTCTGGCGATCGCCCATGACGCCTACCGGCTGTCACTGGGTGGGCAGCCGGCTCCGGTGCTCGATGGCTTCTCCGGCGAGCAGCGCTTCTTCCTCGGCTTCGGCCAGGTCTGGCGCAACAAGTACCGCGAGCCAACGCTCCGCCGTATCCTCCTGACGGATGGGCACTCGCCGGGCGAGTACCGCGCCTCGACCGTGCGCAACCAGGACTCCTGGTACGAGGCCTTCGGCGCCACGCCTGGACAGACGCTCTACCTCGCTCCCCAGCAACGCGTGCGCATCTGGTAGGCCGCGCACGCGATGGAACTCAACACGGGCCCGCCTTCACGTATCGAAGCGATAGGCGGTCCCGCTGCAGGAAGCCCGCGTCGCGAACTGCTGGCAGAACCCGTTCAGCTCGGAATAGGAAGCCGTTGGCAGGACGCCCCGGAATTCCAGGTGGGTCACGAGGCAGAAGAGCGTGACCTCCAGGAAGCTCAGATCCCGATGGGGGGGGAGCGCGGCGAGCACGGGCCTCGCGTTCTCCTCCAGCCACGACATCATGTTGGTCAGCGCCTTGCGCATCTTCGCGTGGTGGGCATTGCCGTCGCCGGTGCCAGCCAATCCGGCCATGATCAGCGACACCTCCGTCGCCATGGCCTGGAGCACGAGTTCCTGCGCATTGGCGAGCAACGGCTCGTCGAGGTCCTCTGGCCAGACCACGCGCGGCCTGGGGCTCGACCGCCGCCAGAGTTCGCGGCAGACATTGAGCGCACCGAACCAGGCCCCCCGGGACGTCTGCAAGGCCGGTATGCGGAGCGCGGGGTTGCCGCCGTAGTCCTCCGGATCGGAAGACATGAGGTCGCGCACCACCCTGAAGGAATAGTCGATACGCATCTCCGCGGCGAAGATCCGCGTGATGCGCGTGAAGTGTGAGCTCGATCGGCCGATGAGAACAGGCCTGGCGAGTTCCTCGAGCGCGGTGGGCATACGTGTTCCTCCCCATTCGGGCAACTGCACGAAGCCACTGTAACCGCGTCCCCGAATGGCGAGTAGCACGGCGACGAGGAAGCACCTGCCCTTGCACACGCGCTCTCCGGGGTGTATCCGGAAAAATATATGGGCTCCCATACAATTCGCTCCCCCCGGACCGGACCCGCCTCGGGAAATCCAGAGGAGGTGCGCACGTCGCTGGACGCGATCCGGCGCATCGTGCGGATGCTGCGCATGTCCGCCCGGGCCTCCGAGGAGCGGCTGGGCCTGAGTGGCGCACGGCTCTTCGTGCTCCAACAGCTCGCCGAGGCGGGCCCCTGCTCCATCAACCAGCTCGCCGAGCGGACGTTCACGCACCAGAGTTCGGTCTCGGTGGCGGTGAGAGGGCTCATCGAGGCGGGGCTGGCGTCGCGCCGGCCCTCGCCGGTGGATGGGCGGCGTGTGGAGGTGTCGCTGACGGCCGAGGGCCAGAAGCTGCTGCGCACCGCGCCCCCCATGGCCCAGGCACGGCTCATCACGGGATTGCTCCGGCTGGAGCCGGACCAGCGCGCCGCGCTCGCGCGGGGACTCGACGCGCTCGTGCACGAGCTGGGAATGGAAGAGCAGACCGCACCGCTCTTCTTCGAGGACGAGGCGCCCACGAAGCGCCGACAGGGGAAACGACGCCATGAAAAGACCTGAGATTCTCTCGCCCGAGGAAGGGCTGAACGGCCGGGACGCGCTGC from Cystobacter ferrugineus encodes:
- a CDS encoding glutathione S-transferase N-terminal domain-containing protein, with protein sequence MPTALEELARPVLIGRSSSHFTRITRIFAAEMRIDYSFRVVRDLMSSDPEDYGGNPALRIPALQTSRGAWFGALNVCRELWRRSSPRPRVVWPEDLDEPLLANAQELVLQAMATEVSLIMAGLAGTGDGNAHHAKMRKALTNMMSWLEENARPVLAALPPHRDLSFLEVTLFCLVTHLEFRGVLPTASYSELNGFCQQFATRASCSGTAYRFDT
- a CDS encoding M13 family metallopeptidase, with the translated sequence MTLQKRRLPGTKRVVLTTSAAAWLAACATSAPLDKTPASSQVKPPAAATPPARSPKPTYGSFGVDTAGMDTSVAPGDNFYRFVNGTWQEKTEIPADRSSYGMFTALAEEASRRTRALIEESASANAPPGSEVRKLGDLFASFMDEAAIEAKGVSPLAPELGRIAAIANRKELATALGDTLRADVDALNTGRVTTDRLLGLWVSEDLNEPSRYAAYLLQGGLGLPDRDYYLVDNERFTEVRQKYQQHIAAMLRLAGITDPEARARRIVELERDIARVHWSQVDTRDVLKANNPWPREELARRAPGLDWDAYLGAAGLGQQREFIVWQPSAVTGIAKLVGGAPLQTWKDYLTFHAIERAAPFLPKAFVEENFAFNGRVLSGAQQLRERWKRGVDVTGGAMGEAIGKLYVEKYFPPEAKAEADKMVRNIIAAFDRRIDALAWMSPETKKRAKEKLATLQVGIGHPARWRDYSELEIVRGDAYGNAERALRFEYQRNLRKLGQPVDKSEWFMVPQLVNALNSPQQNSIIFPAAILQPPFFDAHADPAVNYGGIGSVIGHEIVHSFDDVGAQFDARGKLENWWTQEDAAKFKAAGQALVAQYNAYRPLPDVPVNGELTLGENIADVAGLAIAHDAYRLSLGGQPAPVLDGFSGEQRFFLGFGQVWRNKYREPTLRRILLTDGHSPGEYRASTVRNQDSWYEAFGATPGQTLYLAPQQRVRIW
- a CDS encoding MarR family winged helix-turn-helix transcriptional regulator → MRTSLDAIRRIVRMLRMSARASEERLGLSGARLFVLQQLAEAGPCSINQLAERTFTHQSSVSVAVRGLIEAGLASRRPSPVDGRRVEVSLTAEGQKLLRTAPPMAQARLITGLLRLEPDQRAALARGLDALVHELGMEEQTAPLFFEDEAPTKRRQGKRRHEKT
- a CDS encoding membrane dipeptidase, with the protein product MEFPLQSRTLLGLSLALTLAQGCGPVEQEPETEPAATASRGLGVSGFAELHHHMFAEEAFGGGWFHGEHTGALTRCDGGWPESDHARVRMDLSNLLNLCPNSSSVDLRGVPVVSQFFGLAGAVGSEFIGKIEGTEGDTGLHDGRRDVGTEWPRWDTIAHQQAWEGWLKQAHERGMSLVTVSLVSNGFLCSVLPTQNLKRPCDEMADIDVQLQMARAFDARTDWAEIALSPAHARQIIASGKLAMVLSIETSKLFGTKDWRTELDRVYALGVRSIQPVHQLDNRFGGAALHNAIFQAAQFTENCHIDYDCGVTTNSFTLGFDVARDAAGNCRNTKGLTAEGKALVQAMMAKGMLVDMAHLSEKSVQDTFALAQANTYYPLYISHGHFREVMNPDLADDEKTTPATVVRYLRQTGGMFGLRTAHDETRTYTKSGVANDCHGSTRSVAQAYEFGRQGLKVPMAFGADLNGFIQQTRPRFGPHGACSATFEAEAEAQAALQAQSAPGRLGTDFDEYGLAHVGLLPDLLNDLGRVGAHTQELANSAETFIRMWERANGPRTGMADAANDIDTSGVAPYEDRAVREERYKKADGASCSGDSQCQSGSCGGCADLVGWCFTPNSKAYGQTCQSDKECTTGRCGADCYVNPTGTCLCDSDSHCGSGQYCGWGLNSGKCQNKKSRGAACASGRECLSGTCRITFTCQ
- a CDS encoding DUF4215 domain-containing protein, coding for MMNTSRTPRLSVLLLATLFSSLVACGIREPDADDGPPSNHLAASTPLVGGASDTDAGPTPDDPDASTPLDGGATSCGDGLKQTEEACDDGNTTAGDGCSATCALEPGWSCPSAGRPCLAALCGDQLIAGDEECEDGNVLSGDGCSNECRLESGYKCDTIGEPCVRTVCGDQVAEGAEQCDDGNNDMGDGCSPLCVREPRCSNGMCQAVCGDGMMIPGDTTEECDDGNTRANDGCSPDCKFEEGFLCQSTEQSPPDKVEIPIVYRDFRGYNLPASGGLPRGHIDFENANGSERGIVASLLGYDGKPMYAKTNVSSSTTHGKAAFDQWYRDVSNINMTLVQTLSLMRQPNGSYRFEDTSFFPLDNAGWVAWGQEPLRNGNDGVAHNFSFTSETRYWFEYKGNEVLEFFGDDDVWVFINGRLALDLGGVHGPESGSINLSQKAAALGLERGRIYEVAVFQAERHTTGSSYQLTLNNFTTKRTQCLRLCGNGVIDLGEQCDDGNNTSNDGCSATCLLEVR